From Candidatus Binataceae bacterium, a single genomic window includes:
- the dksA gene encoding RNA polymerase-binding protein DksA: MRQRDLKLFRKILEDRKQEILSEADRAVGEMNNGTEDGYADPTDRASLESDRNFLLRLRDRERKLLGKIEEAVERIDEGSYGRCEECGGDIGIERLKARPVTTFCISCKSAQEARERQS; this comes from the coding sequence ATGAGGCAACGAGACCTCAAACTCTTCCGCAAAATTCTGGAAGACCGAAAACAGGAAATTCTGAGTGAAGCGGATCGCGCCGTCGGCGAGATGAATAACGGGACCGAGGATGGGTACGCCGACCCCACAGATCGTGCCTCGCTGGAGAGCGATCGGAATTTTTTGCTGCGCCTGCGCGATCGAGAGCGCAAATTGTTGGGCAAGATCGAAGAAGCTGTCGAGCGGATCGATGAAGGCAGCTACGGCCGCTGCGAGGAGTGCGGCGGCGACATCGGGATCGAGCGACTAAAAGCACGCCCGGTCACCACCTTTTGCATATCATGCAAGTCGGCACAGGAAGCGCGCGAACGCCAAAGCTGA
- the larC gene encoding nickel pincer cofactor biosynthesis protein LarC, whose product MKTAYLDAFSGLAGDMMVGALIDCGLDFASLTRALASLPLSGYRLAQHRRVMSGISAVKFEVEVGEPQPERHLGEITAMIDQAAALSQTVKRRAKAMFEVLAEAEGKIHNTPPDHVHFHEVGAVDSIIDVVSVAWALDALGISEVLVSPLPGGRGFARSQHGIIPVPAPATAELLTGFPLRLGDGAAEMVTPTGAAALKALARPAPLPLSFEIERVGYGAGSRTLEDRPNVLRVMIGHQQSAFDADEMIEIQANIDDLNPQVYDHVVERLFAAAARDVTLTPTMMKKGRPGVVLGVLAEAQHRDVLARIILTETSTIGLRFHPVSRLKLPREIHEIETSFGKIRVKVSRAHQDDHSQHADGDRASQISPEYDDCRRAALEHGVPLRIVMDEAREAARKHLS is encoded by the coding sequence ATGAAAACCGCGTATCTCGACGCATTCTCGGGCCTCGCCGGCGATATGATGGTCGGCGCGCTGATCGATTGCGGACTCGATTTCGCGAGCCTTACACGCGCTTTGGCCTCCCTGCCGCTGAGCGGCTATCGCCTCGCGCAGCACCGTCGCGTGATGAGCGGAATCTCCGCGGTGAAATTCGAAGTAGAAGTCGGCGAACCCCAACCCGAACGGCACTTGGGTGAAATTACCGCGATGATCGACCAGGCCGCCGCGCTTTCACAAACGGTCAAGCGGCGCGCGAAAGCGATGTTCGAGGTGCTGGCGGAGGCGGAAGGCAAAATTCACAACACTCCACCCGATCATGTGCACTTCCATGAAGTCGGCGCGGTCGACTCGATCATCGACGTAGTCAGCGTCGCGTGGGCACTCGACGCATTGGGAATCAGCGAGGTCCTGGTTTCCCCACTGCCCGGCGGCCGGGGTTTTGCGCGCTCGCAGCATGGAATCATTCCGGTCCCCGCACCCGCTACCGCCGAGTTGTTAACCGGATTTCCCCTGCGCCTAGGTGATGGCGCCGCCGAGATGGTCACTCCCACCGGTGCCGCGGCGCTCAAGGCGCTTGCCCGCCCGGCTCCGCTGCCGTTGTCCTTCGAAATCGAACGGGTCGGGTATGGCGCCGGTTCGCGCACGCTGGAAGACCGACCGAACGTTCTGCGCGTGATGATCGGCCATCAGCAGTCCGCGTTCGATGCTGACGAGATGATCGAAATCCAGGCCAACATCGATGACCTTAACCCCCAGGTCTATGATCACGTGGTAGAACGCCTGTTCGCGGCCGCCGCACGCGACGTGACGCTGACCCCGACCATGATGAAGAAGGGGCGGCCGGGGGTGGTGCTCGGGGTCCTCGCCGAAGCGCAGCACCGCGACGTCCTGGCGCGGATAATCCTCACCGAGACCTCGACTATCGGGCTGCGGTTTCATCCGGTGTCGCGTCTCAAGTTGCCGCGCGAGATCCATGAAATTGAAACCTCCTTCGGCAAGATTCGGGTCAAGGTTTCGCGCGCCCATCAGGACGACCACAGTCAGCATGCGGATGGAGATCGAGCTTCCCAGATCTCGCCCGAGTATGATGATTGCAGGCGGGCCGCCTTGGAGCACGGCGTCCCGCTGCGAATCGTTATGGACGAGGCACGTGAAGCTGCCCGCAAGCATTTGAGTTAA
- a CDS encoding radical SAM protein has product MASERLHINEIFYSIQGESTHAGRPCVFVRLTGCNLRCRWCDTEYAFFEGRKLTIAEVAAIVTSHQCNLVEITGGEPLLQEGIYPLADTLLKSQHTVMIETSGAVDVSRLDPRVIKIMDLKCPGSGECNRNLWSNLGHLSARDEVKFVLADRADYEWARDTIRARNLDGRVNALLMSPVFGVLDPAELAQWILEDRIPVRLQIQIHKHIWPPDTRGV; this is encoded by the coding sequence ATGGCCTCCGAGCGGCTACACATCAACGAAATCTTCTACAGCATCCAGGGCGAATCGACTCATGCGGGGCGCCCGTGCGTGTTCGTGCGGCTAACCGGATGCAACCTGCGCTGCCGCTGGTGTGACACCGAGTATGCCTTCTTCGAAGGCCGCAAACTGACCATCGCCGAGGTTGCGGCGATCGTCACCAGCCACCAGTGCAATCTGGTCGAAATAACCGGTGGTGAGCCGCTCCTCCAGGAAGGGATCTATCCGTTAGCCGATACCCTACTCAAATCGCAGCACACGGTGATGATCGAAACCTCGGGCGCCGTCGATGTAAGCCGCCTCGACCCTCGGGTGATCAAAATCATGGACCTCAAATGCCCGGGCAGCGGAGAATGCAATCGCAATCTGTGGAGCAACCTCGGGCATCTGAGCGCGCGCGACGAAGTCAAGTTCGTGCTGGCCGATCGCGCGGACTATGAATGGGCACGCGACACGATCCGCGCGCGCAACCTCGACGGCCGCGTGAACGCCCTCCTCATGAGCCCGGTGTTCGGAGTACTCGACCCCGCGGAACTCGCCCAATGGATCCTGGAAGATCGTATTCCCGTACGTCTGCAAATCCAGATTCACAAACACATCTGGCCGCCCGACACGCGCGGGGTTTGA
- a CDS encoding alpha/beta fold hydrolase, with protein MTPPAEEPPSPEFPVVDKNEFFFPGEGVSALLVHGLSGTPYEMRWLGEQLAAAGIRVRGVRLNGHAGSPEDLGASTYDNWYESVVQGLEDLRRYGDPNVVVGLSAGAVLAARLAVDQGEAIAGVAMLAPAFFLSWTATVALGAVRKLGKLANHLYLHNDSGSDIHDAAARRIHPTARLLPLSAPINLLDLSKMVRRRLERVTQPALLIYSRQDHTCPMGRNRSFVTRHLGTAERREVVLEESYHVITVDNEKHQVAAEVRTFVEDFRVQSKRRAFG; from the coding sequence ATGACCCCACCTGCCGAAGAACCACCATCGCCGGAATTTCCGGTCGTCGACAAAAACGAATTCTTCTTTCCCGGCGAGGGAGTCAGCGCGCTCCTGGTACACGGCCTCAGCGGTACGCCGTATGAAATGCGGTGGCTGGGTGAGCAGCTGGCCGCTGCGGGAATTCGCGTGCGCGGTGTTCGCTTGAACGGTCATGCGGGTAGTCCCGAGGACCTGGGCGCATCGACCTATGACAACTGGTACGAGAGCGTGGTGCAGGGATTAGAAGACCTGCGCCGCTACGGCGACCCGAACGTGGTAGTTGGCCTGTCGGCGGGGGCGGTCTTGGCCGCGCGGCTGGCGGTGGATCAGGGCGAAGCAATCGCGGGAGTTGCGATGCTGGCGCCGGCCTTCTTTCTCTCGTGGACGGCCACCGTCGCGCTGGGCGCGGTTCGGAAGCTCGGAAAGCTGGCGAATCATCTTTATCTGCACAACGACAGCGGCTCCGACATCCACGACGCGGCGGCGCGTCGGATTCATCCGACCGCGCGTCTGTTGCCACTTTCGGCACCCATCAACCTGCTCGATCTTTCGAAGATGGTGCGTCGGCGGCTCGAGCGAGTGACACAGCCGGCCCTACTGATTTACTCGCGCCAGGATCATACTTGTCCCATGGGGCGTAATCGGAGTTTTGTTACGCGGCATCTGGGCACTGCGGAGCGCCGCGAGGTGGTTTTGGAAGAGAGCTATCACGTGATCACGGTGGACAACGAAAAACACCAGGTCGCCGCGGAAGTGCGGACCTTTGTCGAGGATTTCCGTGTGCAAAGCAAGCGGCGCGCGTTTGGCTAG
- a CDS encoding SurA N-terminal domain-containing protein, whose amino-acid sequence MLELMRRHAYSWTTRVLLGLITVVFIFWGLGAGFFKQVRPVATVDGQRILNDQVDHEAERLRQNLQNMYGANATALLKNVNLREEALDQIIEKQLVSREAQHLGLTVSTEALEQKIAGERVFQSDGQFDFQTYQEVLRENGLSPADYESGMRVAMVADTLQRMIEEGVSVSEDEARHAYDLHNQRIGLAYLEVPWQQFSAQINPTAQQIADFYKQHAEEFREPERAKIAFIHYEPLALAALAAPSQKEVEDYYQANLKSRFTHPDLVHAQHILISVPPGASASEKAAAKAKAEDILKQLRAGADFKALAEKYSDDTSNKQSGGDLGFFSRGQMIKPFEDAAFKMKPGDIEIVETSFGYHVVKVDEVKPARVDTLQEAEPRIVEGMRSQAGARLARQAIDEDLSAALTGVKLQDLAKKRGLDVVQPPSFAKGEPIQGLKGETALAQKAFSMDAGQVGTVPGPAPFLVQVIERTPSRVPPLKEIEARVRDAYVRAMAEAAARTQARKLIGQMKTPADFKRVAETNNLTIHNVDSFDRSTSSIPGLGDFPEISDETGTVATVPGLIERVMERDGNSYIFEVTTRSNPSEEAWKSAKDSFMQEYLAGRRAQAWTRYLEQLKAKAKITIDANQFANNTTD is encoded by the coding sequence ATGCTCGAACTGATGCGCCGCCATGCCTATTCCTGGACGACGCGGGTGCTGCTGGGACTCATTACGGTGGTCTTCATCTTCTGGGGTCTCGGTGCCGGATTTTTCAAGCAGGTTCGCCCGGTTGCCACCGTCGATGGCCAGCGCATCCTGAACGACCAGGTCGATCACGAGGCCGAACGCCTCCGGCAAAACCTCCAAAACATGTACGGCGCGAACGCGACCGCACTTTTGAAGAACGTCAACCTGCGGGAGGAGGCGCTCGACCAGATCATCGAGAAACAGCTCGTTTCGCGCGAAGCCCAGCACCTCGGTCTGACGGTCAGCACCGAAGCGCTGGAACAGAAAATCGCCGGCGAGCGGGTCTTCCAGTCCGATGGCCAGTTCGATTTCCAGACCTATCAGGAAGTGCTGCGCGAGAACGGCCTGAGTCCGGCCGACTACGAGAGCGGGATGCGGGTGGCGATGGTCGCTGACACCCTGCAGCGCATGATCGAAGAAGGCGTCAGTGTAAGTGAGGATGAGGCTCGCCACGCCTACGACCTGCACAACCAGCGCATCGGACTGGCCTACCTCGAGGTCCCCTGGCAGCAGTTCAGTGCGCAGATCAATCCGACCGCACAACAAATCGCCGACTTTTACAAACAGCACGCCGAGGAATTTCGCGAACCCGAGCGTGCAAAGATCGCGTTCATCCACTACGAACCGCTCGCGCTGGCGGCCCTGGCGGCACCCAGTCAGAAAGAAGTCGAAGACTACTACCAGGCCAATCTCAAAAGCCGCTTCACCCATCCGGATCTGGTGCACGCGCAGCACATCTTGATTTCCGTTCCGCCTGGGGCGAGCGCCAGTGAAAAGGCCGCAGCCAAGGCCAAGGCCGAGGACATTCTCAAACAGCTAAGGGCAGGCGCAGATTTCAAAGCGCTCGCCGAGAAATATTCCGACGATACTTCCAACAAGCAGTCGGGCGGCGACCTCGGGTTCTTTTCCCGCGGGCAAATGATCAAGCCGTTTGAAGACGCGGCCTTCAAGATGAAGCCGGGTGACATCGAAATCGTCGAAACCAGTTTCGGCTATCACGTCGTCAAGGTCGACGAGGTAAAACCCGCTCGCGTCGACACTCTCCAGGAAGCTGAGCCCCGAATCGTGGAGGGGATGCGTTCCCAGGCCGGAGCGCGGTTGGCTCGGCAAGCAATCGACGAGGATCTGAGCGCTGCGCTCACCGGCGTCAAGCTCCAGGACCTCGCGAAGAAGCGCGGCCTCGACGTCGTCCAGCCGCCGAGCTTCGCGAAGGGAGAGCCGATTCAGGGGCTCAAAGGGGAGACCGCGCTTGCGCAAAAGGCATTTTCGATGGATGCGGGGCAGGTGGGTACGGTCCCTGGTCCGGCGCCGTTTCTGGTCCAGGTGATCGAGAGGACCCCCTCGCGGGTTCCACCTTTAAAGGAGATAGAAGCCAGGGTACGCGATGCGTATGTGCGGGCGATGGCCGAGGCCGCCGCTCGCACTCAGGCGCGAAAACTGATCGGGCAGATGAAAACCCCTGCCGACTTCAAGCGGGTCGCGGAAACCAACAACCTTACGATTCACAACGTCGATTCATTCGACCGATCGACCTCCAGCATTCCCGGTCTCGGCGATTTTCCCGAGATTAGCGACGAGACCGGCACGGTGGCTACCGTGCCCGGACTGATTGAGCGGGTGATGGAACGGGACGGCAACTCATATATCTTTGAAGTCACCACGCGGTCGAATCCGTCGGAAGAAGCGTGGAAAAGTGCCAAGGATTCGTTCATGCAGGAGTACCTTGCCGGGCGCCGCGCCCAGGCTTGGACCAGGTACCTGGAGCAGCTCAAGGCGAAGGCCAAAATCACCATCGACGCCAACCAGTTTGCCAATAATACGACAGACTAG
- a CDS encoding rod shape-determining protein, with the protein MPERVGKGQIPVVLNAVFGWFSNDLAIDLGTANTLVYVKGEGIICNEPSVVAVQRDTRGSRRILAIGAEAKRMVGRTPGSITAIRPLRDGVIADFEITENMLRYFIQKAHSGKTLVRPRPRVVIGVPFGITAVEKRAVRESAESAGAREVYLIEEPMAAAIGAGLPITEPSGNMIVDIGGGTTEVAVISLGSIVFPRSVRVAGDKMDEAIIQHIKRKYNLLIGERTAELIKITIGSAYPGNEIQTMEIRGRDLVAGVPKEIEITDEEIREALQDPVRQIIESVRIALERTPPELASDIMDKGIMLAGGGALLRNLDVLLREDVGLPVTLAEDPLTAVVMGAGKALDELSLLRGVTVE; encoded by the coding sequence GTGCCCGAGCGGGTCGGCAAGGGGCAAATTCCCGTGGTTCTCAATGCGGTCTTCGGTTGGTTCTCTAACGATCTGGCAATCGATCTCGGCACTGCCAACACCCTGGTCTACGTAAAGGGCGAAGGGATTATCTGTAACGAGCCTTCGGTAGTGGCGGTACAGCGCGACACTCGCGGCTCGCGCCGCATCCTTGCGATCGGTGCGGAAGCGAAGCGGATGGTCGGCCGCACGCCCGGTTCAATTACTGCGATTCGTCCGCTGCGTGACGGCGTGATCGCTGACTTCGAAATCACCGAAAACATGCTGCGTTACTTCATCCAGAAGGCACACTCGGGCAAAACTCTGGTGCGGCCGCGGCCGCGCGTCGTGATCGGTGTACCGTTCGGAATTACCGCGGTCGAGAAACGCGCGGTGCGCGAATCGGCAGAATCGGCCGGTGCGCGCGAAGTTTATTTGATCGAAGAGCCAATGGCAGCGGCGATTGGCGCCGGACTTCCGATCACCGAGCCGTCCGGCAACATGATCGTCGACATCGGCGGCGGCACCACCGAGGTCGCGGTCATTTCGCTGGGCAGTATCGTGTTTCCGCGCTCGGTCCGAGTGGCCGGTGACAAGATGGACGAGGCCATCATCCAGCACATCAAGCGCAAGTACAACCTGCTCATCGGCGAGCGGACCGCGGAGCTCATAAAGATCACCATCGGTTCGGCTTACCCCGGCAACGAAATTCAAACCATGGAGATTCGCGGCCGCGACTTGGTCGCGGGGGTGCCAAAGGAAATCGAGATCACCGACGAAGAGATTCGCGAAGCGCTCCAGGACCCGGTGCGCCAGATTATTGAATCGGTTCGCATCGCGCTCGAGCGCACCCCTCCGGAACTCGCTTCGGACATCATGGACAAGGGCATAATGCTTGCTGGCGGCGGCGCCCTGCTTCGCAACCTGGATGTGCTGCTGCGCGAAGATGTCGGATTGCCGGTCACGCTCGCGGAAGATCCGCTGACCGCGGTCGTGATGGGCGCGGGCAAGGCACTCGATGAATTGTCGCTGTTGCGGGGCGTCACGGTTGAATGA
- the mreC gene encoding rod shape-determining protein MreC, translating into MKGSFLWRNRVVLTGGALIVLSLYLMTAGVRQGDRVSAPARGMLEVLRPVQAGTANFGAGLRSIYHDYLNLVQVRQENERLIAELARVKAEQARMAELEAENRHLTELLELRDVLGADAIAANVIGSDATGISHTLILGQGSAGGLRPGMAVLSNEGVVGRIIETSPHASRVLLIDDHNSALDGFDQRSRVRGIVAGMVDDGVIMKYVDRSQDIRTHDTIVTSGLDGIFPRGLLVGNVSGVHREGPGLFLAVQLAPAVSFRELEQVLVVRQQTPPLAADQRAEGQ; encoded by the coding sequence GTGAAGGGATCCTTTCTGTGGCGCAACCGCGTGGTTCTGACCGGCGGCGCGTTGATCGTGCTCTCGCTTTATCTGATGACTGCAGGCGTGCGGCAAGGTGATCGCGTGAGCGCGCCCGCGCGCGGAATGCTCGAGGTCCTGCGCCCGGTCCAGGCGGGAACCGCCAACTTCGGCGCTGGCCTGCGTTCGATCTATCACGATTACTTGAACCTGGTGCAGGTGCGCCAGGAAAACGAGCGCCTGATCGCCGAGCTTGCCCGCGTCAAGGCTGAACAGGCGCGGATGGCCGAACTGGAGGCCGAAAATCGCCACCTTACCGAACTGCTCGAACTGCGCGATGTGCTGGGAGCCGATGCGATCGCGGCCAACGTGATCGGGAGCGACGCGACCGGAATCTCGCACACGCTCATTCTGGGGCAGGGCTCGGCCGGCGGCCTCAGACCAGGGATGGCCGTGCTCTCAAACGAGGGTGTGGTGGGCAGGATCATAGAGACCAGTCCACACGCCTCGCGGGTCTTGCTGATCGACGATCATAACTCCGCCCTCGATGGGTTTGACCAGCGTTCGCGCGTCCGTGGCATCGTCGCAGGGATGGTCGATGACGGAGTCATCATGAAGTATGTGGACCGCTCGCAGGACATCAGGACGCATGACACCATCGTCACCTCCGGTCTCGACGGTATCTTTCCGCGCGGGCTCCTGGTCGGCAACGTAAGCGGCGTGCATCGCGAAGGCCCCGGACTGTTCCTGGCAGTGCAGCTCGCACCTGCGGTGAGCTTTCGCGAGTTGGAGCAGGTGCTGGTGGTGAGGCAGCAGACACCGCCGCTGGCCGCCGACCAAAGAGCCGAGGGTCAGTGA
- the mreD gene encoding rod shape-determining protein MreD — MRLTILFAFLGFLALAIETAVPYWFSLRILVPNLVVILAVDLGLRHHGALPVALAFGMGYATDAFAGTTLGLNALLITVVYLLAYEVSTRLMVTTAFIGAVMVFIGTLLATLGAVILESGLAAVPNAADLFPRFAAEGAISAVFAPVIFALLGGLKRLTGLPVGPVRE, encoded by the coding sequence GTGAGATTAACCATCCTGTTCGCCTTCCTCGGCTTCCTGGCGCTCGCGATTGAGACCGCCGTACCATACTGGTTTTCCCTGCGGATTTTGGTGCCCAACCTGGTCGTGATCCTCGCGGTCGATTTGGGCCTGCGCCACCACGGCGCGCTTCCGGTCGCGCTTGCGTTCGGGATGGGCTACGCGACCGATGCCTTTGCGGGTACCACCCTGGGGTTGAATGCCTTGCTCATCACCGTCGTGTACCTGCTCGCATACGAGGTTTCGACACGCCTGATGGTCACGACGGCGTTTATTGGCGCGGTGATGGTTTTCATCGGCACACTGCTGGCCACGCTGGGAGCGGTGATTTTGGAATCGGGACTCGCGGCAGTGCCCAACGCAGCCGATCTGTTCCCACGATTCGCGGCCGAGGGGGCGATATCCGCCGTATTCGCACCGGTCATTTTCGCGCTTCTAGGCGGGCTTAAGCGCCTGACCGGATTGCCTGTAGGTCCCGTGCGTGAGTAG
- the mrdA gene encoding penicillin-binding protein 2 has translation MAKFHAKRQNRPVPKLEPRIAILTAAIITVLGLVSVRLYYLQVMQHHQMSELADRNRIRLHRVPAPRGLVFDLRHRPLVDTQPTFDAEIVPEDSPNLSETIERLEGYLGGDDHVADKIAAADEEGRPPYEPVLVAERLDWPKVVALEAHQLELPGVSLEITPGRHYLYGRLAAHLLGYVGEVSREDLIKQTAYHMGDEIGKFGLERGWEPFLRGQPGGQEVEVDAVGRRLRVLREMPDTPGESVVLTIDLDLQQTAEQALQGKNGALVALDPNNGDILAMVSYPAFDPDVFGAGVKSADWRALMSNADHPLQNRVIQGTYPPGSTFKVLDSIAGLQEGTLNEDTVYTCGGGIWFGGREYHCWRKHGHGSIALHNAIVRSCDVYFYNVGQHLGVDRLAHWGNLFGFGNKTGVDLDNEKAGVMPSSAWKQKRYHERWYAAETLSVAIGQGYVAVTPLQLAQFAAMIANGGIRYRPQFVKEVEGLDGGVARSYPPIVEQRVDIGPENLAFVRNAMADVVNGAGGTAHKAQLPGITVCAKTGTAQVVGNKGSLVAGEDEDKMPEKYRDHAWLIAFAPKEHPQIAIACLVEHGGHGGAASAPIVHAVMQRFFELHPPAPPTPELTEDDETPRPAIAHVLEDDPTDAVEER, from the coding sequence GTGGCGAAGTTTCACGCCAAACGACAAAACCGCCCAGTCCCGAAGCTCGAGCCGAGAATCGCGATTCTGACTGCAGCGATTATCACGGTGCTCGGGCTGGTCTCGGTCCGCCTCTACTACCTGCAAGTGATGCAGCATCACCAGATGAGCGAGCTGGCCGATCGCAATCGCATCCGCCTGCATCGGGTGCCGGCGCCCCGCGGTCTGGTCTTCGACCTAAGGCATCGCCCCCTGGTCGACACCCAGCCAACCTTCGATGCCGAGATCGTCCCCGAGGATTCCCCCAATCTTTCCGAAACCATCGAGCGCCTCGAGGGCTATCTCGGTGGAGACGATCACGTGGCCGACAAAATCGCTGCCGCCGATGAAGAAGGGCGTCCGCCTTACGAGCCGGTCCTGGTCGCGGAGCGTCTTGATTGGCCAAAGGTCGTGGCGCTCGAGGCGCATCAGCTTGAGCTTCCCGGAGTCAGCCTCGAAATCACTCCCGGCCGGCATTACCTGTACGGCAGGCTGGCAGCCCATCTACTCGGTTATGTCGGTGAGGTCAGCCGCGAAGATCTGATCAAACAAACCGCCTACCATATGGGCGACGAGATCGGAAAATTCGGTCTCGAACGCGGATGGGAACCCTTCCTGCGTGGCCAGCCCGGCGGACAGGAAGTCGAAGTCGATGCGGTCGGGCGGCGACTGCGGGTGTTGAGGGAAATGCCCGACACGCCGGGCGAGAGTGTGGTGCTGACCATCGACCTGGATCTGCAGCAGACCGCCGAGCAGGCGCTGCAGGGTAAGAACGGTGCGCTGGTCGCGCTCGATCCCAACAACGGCGACATCCTGGCGATGGTCTCATATCCGGCGTTTGATCCCGATGTATTCGGGGCGGGCGTCAAGTCGGCGGATTGGCGCGCGCTGATGAGCAACGCGGACCACCCGCTGCAAAATCGCGTCATTCAGGGAACCTACCCGCCCGGCTCAACCTTCAAAGTTCTCGATTCAATTGCTGGCTTGCAGGAAGGCACCTTGAACGAAGACACCGTCTACACCTGCGGTGGCGGCATCTGGTTCGGAGGACGCGAATACCACTGCTGGCGCAAGCACGGCCACGGCAGCATTGCTCTCCACAACGCGATCGTGCGCTCCTGCGACGTGTACTTCTATAACGTGGGCCAGCACCTGGGAGTCGACAGGCTCGCGCATTGGGGGAACCTGTTCGGCTTCGGCAACAAAACCGGGGTCGACCTTGACAACGAAAAAGCCGGCGTGATGCCGTCTTCCGCCTGGAAACAGAAACGCTATCACGAACGCTGGTACGCGGCGGAGACGCTGTCGGTCGCGATCGGTCAGGGCTACGTGGCGGTGACTCCGCTGCAGCTTGCGCAATTCGCGGCGATGATCGCGAACGGCGGCATCCGCTATCGGCCACAGTTCGTCAAGGAAGTCGAAGGCCTCGATGGCGGCGTCGCCAGATCGTATCCGCCCATCGTGGAGCAACGGGTGGACATCGGCCCCGAGAATCTGGCCTTCGTCCGCAACGCCATGGCAGATGTGGTCAATGGGGCGGGAGGCACGGCGCACAAGGCGCAACTGCCAGGAATCACCGTCTGCGCTAAGACCGGCACGGCCCAGGTCGTGGGAAACAAGGGCAGCCTGGTCGCCGGTGAGGACGAGGACAAGATGCCCGAGAAGTATCGCGATCACGCCTGGCTGATTGCCTTCGCACCCAAGGAGCATCCGCAGATCGCGATCGCGTGCCTGGTCGAGCACGGCGGCCATGGCGGCGCCGCATCTGCACCCATCGTGCACGCCGTGATGCAGCGCTTTTTTGAGCTTCATCCTCCAGCGCCACCCACGCCGGAATTGACGGAAGACGACGAAACCCCGCGCCCCGCGATCGCCCACGTGCTCGAAGACGACCCCACCGACGCCGTCGAGGAACGCTGA
- the rodA gene encoding rod shape-determining protein RodA, protein MALDRRLVVRFDWTIFWIVLALAGIGLLSVMSASYRGPHKPIDPLVVRQLIWIAAGLVAMLVVMLFDYRALATYAYPFYVIAVALLIAVEVIGHSTGGSRRWINLGFFHLEPSELAKLAVVLVMVRYFREEPPKGGWSLRQMIIPAVLLGVPVALVLKQPDLGTALILILITVTLVFVSGLNSRTMIALAVAALCVMPLGWHYMKPYQRQRLVSFVNPQADPLGSGYHIIQSEIAIGSGGPWGKGFLKGTQARLNFLPEQSTDFIFAVFAEEFGLAGSLLLIGLYTILIARGAWIARHTRDRFGALLAIGLVAIVFWQVAINIGMATGLLPVVGITLPLVSYGGSSVIAMMIAMGLLISINIRRYFF, encoded by the coding sequence GTGGCGCTAGATCGCAGACTCGTTGTTCGCTTCGATTGGACGATCTTCTGGATCGTACTGGCGCTCGCGGGCATTGGACTGCTGAGCGTTATGAGCGCCTCGTACCGGGGTCCCCACAAACCCATCGATCCACTCGTGGTCCGCCAGCTCATCTGGATCGCAGCGGGACTGGTCGCGATGCTGGTCGTGATGCTGTTCGACTATCGAGCGCTCGCGACCTATGCGTATCCTTTCTATGTGATCGCGGTCGCCCTGCTGATCGCCGTGGAAGTTATCGGACACTCGACCGGGGGTTCGCGACGCTGGATAAATCTCGGGTTTTTCCACCTGGAACCATCCGAACTCGCCAAGCTCGCGGTGGTGTTGGTGATGGTTCGTTATTTCCGCGAGGAGCCGCCCAAGGGTGGGTGGAGTCTCCGGCAGATGATCATTCCTGCGGTGCTGCTCGGCGTTCCGGTAGCGCTGGTACTCAAGCAGCCCGACCTCGGCACCGCCCTGATCCTGATTCTAATCACGGTCACACTGGTGTTCGTCAGCGGTCTCAATTCGCGCACCATGATCGCGCTGGCAGTGGCGGCGCTGTGCGTCATGCCGCTCGGCTGGCACTACATGAAACCCTACCAGCGCCAACGGCTGGTGAGCTTCGTCAATCCGCAGGCTGATCCGCTCGGCTCCGGCTATCACATCATCCAGTCCGAAATCGCCATCGGTTCGGGCGGACCCTGGGGCAAGGGGTTCCTGAAAGGCACCCAGGCGCGGCTCAACTTCCTTCCCGAGCAGAGCACCGATTTTATCTTCGCGGTTTTTGCGGAGGAGTTCGGCCTGGCCGGATCGCTCCTGCTCATCGGGCTTTACACGATTCTGATCGCGCGCGGGGCCTGGATCGCGCGGCACACGCGGGATCGGTTCGGAGCCCTGCTCGCGATCGGTCTGGTCGCGATCGTGTTCTGGCAGGTTGCGATCAACATCGGGATGGCAACCGGGCTGCTGCCGGTCGTCGGTATCACGCTCCCGCTGGTCAGCTATGGCGGCTCGTCGGTGATCGCAATGATGATAGCGATGGGCCTGCTGATCAGCATCAACATCCGCCGCTACTTTTTCTAG